GGCGGTGCTGCTGGGGCGCATGCAGGAGCTCGAAGCCCGGTTCGGCCGCGAGCGTCGCGAGCACTGGGGGCCCCGTCGCCTCGACCTCGATCTGCTCTGGTGCGGCGCCACCGCCTGCTGCCGCCCTGAGCTGGTGTTGCCCCATCCGCGCCTGCGGGAGCGCGCCTTCGTGCTCGCCCCACTGGCGACCATCGATCCGGACCAGCTGCTGCCCGCAGCGGCCTCCGGCCTGCCCGTTGCGGTCGCCGAGGCCCTGGCGTCCTTGCCGCTGGTACCTGGGGAGCCGGAACCCCTGGCCCTGGCCGGCGACCCGGGCTGGCCCGAGGGCCCCTGAACCGCGACCCCTGGCCCCCGCCCGTCACACTGGGGGCCCCAATGGCCCGCCCCATGGCTCCCCTGCCGCCCCCCGAGCCCAGCACCCACCTGGAGACCACCGCCTCCCTGGAGGCCCGCAAGGTGCGTTTTGAGCTCAACCGGGTGGTGCTGCCGATCGGCATCGAGGGCACCTACGGCGTGATCCGCCATCCGGGCGCCTCCCTGGCGGTGCCGGTGCTCGAGGACGGCCGGGTGGTGATCCTGCGCCAGTACCGCTTCGCCGTGGCCGGCCGGCTGCTGGAGTTCCCGGCCGGCACCCTGGAGGAGGGGGAGGAGCCCCTGGGCTCGATGCGGCGGGAGCTGGAGGAGGAGACCGGCTACAGCGCCAGCCGCTGGGATGACCTGGGGGCCATGCACCCCTGTCCCGGCTACTCCGACGAGGTGATCCACCTCTTCCTGGCCCGCGACCTCACCCTGCTGCAGGACCGTCCCCCCGGCGATGACGACGAGGACATGGAGGTGCTGCTGCTGGAGCCGGCCCAACTGGATGCATTCCTGTCCAGTGGCGATGAGGCCCTGGACGGCAAGACCGTGACCGCCTGGTACCGCGCCCGTCAGCTGCTCGGATTCTGATGGCCCCGGAGCGCTGGCTGTTCTGGCATCGCCGCGACCTGCGCCTGGCTGACAACCTGGGACTGGCCGCAGCGGCGGCCGCCACCCCGGCGGTCACCGGCCTCTATGTGCTCGATCCGGCGATCCTCTCAGACCCGCTGATGGCGCCCGCCCGGGTCTGGTTTCTGTGCCAGAGCCTGCGGGAACTGGCAGAGCGCTGGCGGGCGGCCGGCAGCCGTCTGCTGATCCTGCGGGGCGAGCCGGCTGCCCTGGTGCCCCGGGCGGCCCGGGCGGCGGGGGCCGCTGTGGTGGCCTGGAACCGGGAGGTGGAGCCCGACGGCCGCGAGCGCGACCGCCAGGTGGCGGCCGCGCTGCAGGGCCAGGGCACCCGGGTGCTGGTGGACTGGGACCAGCTGCTGGTGGCCCCGGAGGCGATCCGCACCGGAGCCGGGGAGCCGTACCGGGTCTATGGGCCGTTCCTGCGCAACTGGCGCGCCCAGGTGGAGGGGCGCGCCGACAGCCTGGAGCCGGTGGCTGCTCCCAGCGGCCTGCTGGATCTCGATCCCGCCGCCTTGCCGGCGGAGATCGCCCCCCTCTGGGACGCCCTGCCCAGGCTGGAAGCGCCGCCCACGGCCGAGGAGCTGGGGTTCCGTTTCGCCGGTGCCGACCTCTGCCCCTGCCGTCCCGGCGAGGCGGCCGCCCTGGCCCAGCTGCAGGCCTTCGCCGACGGCGGGGTGAATGGAGGTCCGCTGGCTGCCTACGAGCCGGGCCGGAATTTCCCTGGCGAGGCCGGCACCTCCGGGCTGTCCGCCGCCCTCAGTTTCGGCAGCCTCAGCCCCCGCCAGGCCTGGGCCGCCGCCCAGGGGGCCCGGGCCCTTGCCCGCAGTGAGGAGGCCCTTGGCTCCATCGGTGTCTGGGAACAGGAGCTGGCCTGGCGGGAGTTCTACCAGCAGGCCCTGTTCCATTTCCCCGAGCTGGCCGATGGTCCCTACCGGTCGCAGTGGCGCCACTTCCCCTGGGATAACGATCCGGCGCGCTTCCAGGCTTGGTGCCAGGGGCTGACCGGCGTGCCGATCGTGGACGCGGCGATGCGCCAGCTCGAGGCCAGCGGCTGGATGCACAACCGCTGCCGCA
This Cyanobium sp. AMD-g DNA region includes the following protein-coding sequences:
- the folK gene encoding 2-amino-4-hydroxy-6-hydroxymethyldihydropteridine diphosphokinase, with the protein product MHFRPCSSLAIALGANLGDPAASFAAVRPLLAAALEAWAGAPLQLSWSPRFRTAPVGGPPGQPPYLNAVLLGRPGAGAELDASWPDPAVLLGRMQELEARFGRERREHWGPRRLDLDLLWCGATACCRPELVLPHPRLRERAFVLAPLATIDPDQLLPAAASGLPVAVAEALASLPLVPGEPEPLALAGDPGWPEGP
- a CDS encoding NUDIX domain-containing protein, which translates into the protein MAPLPPPEPSTHLETTASLEARKVRFELNRVVLPIGIEGTYGVIRHPGASLAVPVLEDGRVVILRQYRFAVAGRLLEFPAGTLEEGEEPLGSMRRELEEETGYSASRWDDLGAMHPCPGYSDEVIHLFLARDLTLLQDRPPGDDDEDMEVLLLEPAQLDAFLSSGDEALDGKTVTAWYRARQLLGF
- a CDS encoding FAD-binding domain-containing protein; translated protein: MAPERWLFWHRRDLRLADNLGLAAAAAATPAVTGLYVLDPAILSDPLMAPARVWFLCQSLRELAERWRAAGSRLLILRGEPAALVPRAARAAGAAVVAWNREVEPDGRERDRQVAAALQGQGTRVLVDWDQLLVAPEAIRTGAGEPYRVYGPFLRNWRAQVEGRADSLEPVAAPSGLLDLDPAALPAEIAPLWDALPRLEAPPTAEELGFRFAGADLCPCRPGEAAALAQLQAFADGGVNGGPLAAYEPGRNFPGEAGTSGLSAALSFGSLSPRQAWAAAQGARALARSEEALGSIGVWEQELAWREFYQQALFHFPELADGPYRSQWRHFPWDNDPARFQAWCQGLTGVPIVDAAMRQLEASGWMHNRCRMVVASFLVKDLIVDWRWGERAFMERLVDGDLAANNGGWQWSASSGMDPKPLRIFNPFTQASKFDPEATYIRRWLPELAHVATADLISGDIAPLERRGYPAPIVSHKVQQARFKALHAALPRG